From a region of the Nicotiana tabacum cultivar K326 unplaced genomic scaffold, ASM71507v2 Un00003, whole genome shotgun sequence genome:
- the LOC107769089 gene encoding uncharacterized protein LOC107769089 → MWNIRGVKSRGAFERLKFLVELHKVRLILLQEPFVDDGTIESYTRRIAYDGCYANVNGKIWFIWSSEVEVSIIADEEQQVTIVYAKNKGHLRATLWKSLKICNNYINGPWCITGDFNVIMSSDEKKGENPHIMEKSWDFIECMEECGMADVGYTAPRFTWCNARDKWNRIWKRLDRVFVNHEWTSKTSRFNVEHMASTGSDHTPMLVKYSTTENEGIKYFKFFKFWTEQPNFISVV, encoded by the exons ATGTGGAATATTAGGGGGGTAAAGTCCCGAGGGGCTTTCGAGAGGTTGAAGTTCTTAGTCGAATTACATAAAGTACGCCTTATTTTACTGCAAGAGCCTTTTGTGGATGATGGAACAATTGAATCTTATACAAGAAGGATAGCTTATGATGGATGCTATGCAAATGTAAATGGCAAGATTTGGTTTATATGGTCATCAGAAGTAGAAGTGAGTATTATAGCAGATGAAGAACAACAG GTAACTATTGTTTATGCTAAGAATAAAGGACATCTCAGAGCAACTTTATGGAAAAGTTTAAAGATATGCAACAATTACATAAATGGGCCTTGGTGCATCACTGGAGATTTCAATGTGATTATGAGTTCTGATGAAAAGAAGGGAGAAAACCCACATATAATGGAGAAAAGCTGGGACTTCATTGAATGCATGGAGGAGTGTGGAATGGCAGATGTTGGTTATACCGCACCTAGATTCACATGGTGTAATGCTAGAGATAAATGGAACAGAATATGGAAGAGGTTAGATAGAGTATTTGTGAACCATGAGTGGACGTCAAAGACTTCAAGGTTCAATGTAGAACACATGGCTAGCACAGGTTCAGATCATACACCTATGCTAGTTAAATATTCTACAACCGAAAATGAGGGTATCAAGTATTTCAAATTTTTCAAGTTCTGGACTGAACAACCTAACTTCATATCAGTTGTTTAG